Proteins from one Cryptomeria japonica chromosome 4, Sugi_1.0, whole genome shotgun sequence genomic window:
- the LOC131033131 gene encoding glutathione S-transferase U23-like, which yields MASEDEFKVLGLWFSPFALRVLIGLEEKGIKYEYIEEDWMSNHSPLLLEMNPVHKKIPVLIHNGRPVAESAIIVEYIDELWSNGPAFLSSDPYDRALARFWVDFIEKKLIVPGRLILFRSKGEEQEEGKRQFIESLAMLEEALRGKNYMGGNAFGIADIACAPMICWFHTYEIFGDFKIMFEDKFLSIFMWMMKCMERESVKKILPEQEKVLQVVSQARKIILKET from the exons ATGGCCAGTGAAGATGAATTTAAGGTTCTTGGCCTCTGGTTCAGCCCCTTTGCCCTCAGAGTGTTAATTGGGCTTGAAGAAAAGGGCATAAAATATGAGTATATAGAAGAAGATTGGATGTCTAATCACAGCCCACTGTTGCTGGAAATGAATCCTGTGCATAAGAAGATACCTGTTCTTATTCACAATGGCAGACCTGTGGCTGAGTCTGCCATTATAGTGGAATATATTGATGAGTTATGGAGCAATGGTCCAGCTTTCTTATCATCTGATCCATATGACCGAGCCCTGGCACGATTCTGGGTAGATTTTATAGAAAAAAAG CTCATTGTTCCAGGAAGACTCATATTGTTTCGAAGtaaaggagaagaacaagaagaaggaaagCGACAATTTATAGAAAGTTTAGCGATGTTGGAAGAAGCTCTTAGAGGAAAAAATTATATGGGAGGAAATGCTTTTGGAATTGCAGATATTGCATGTGCTCCAATGATATGTTGGTTTCATACATATGAAATTTTTGGAGATTTTAAGATTATGTTTGAGGATAAATTTCTCAGCATTTTTATGTGGATGATGAAATGTATGGAGCGCGAGAGTGTAAAGAAAATACTTCCGGAACAAGAAAAAGTGCTACAAGTGGTATCTCAAGCTAGAAAGATTATACTTAAGGAAACTTAG